The following proteins are encoded in a genomic region of Glycine max cultivar Williams 82 chromosome 18, Glycine_max_v4.0, whole genome shotgun sequence:
- the LOC100775237 gene encoding mediator of RNA polymerase II transcription subunit 18, with protein sequence MDLSKVLDCINNTYISCAMQLCMVDMECVVQGIIETQHVEALEILLQGLCGVQRERLRIHEICLKSGPHLGTVASEVRLLCDLEQAEPSWTVIHAGGAMRGAGAEQISVLVRSMVESKTSKNALRMFYTLGYKLDHELLRVGFSFNFHRGAQITVTVSSINKMLKLHATDEAMPVTPGIQMVEVTAPATAETYAEVASAVSSFCEYLAPLLHLSKPGISTGVVPAAAASLMSDGGGTTL encoded by the exons ATGGATTTATCGAAAGTGTTAGATTGCATAAATAATACATACATCTCTTGTGCAATGCAGCTGTGCATGGTGGATATGGAATGCGTGGTTCAGGGAATTATAGAGACACAG CATGTTGAGGCCTTGGAGATTCTTCTTCAAGGACTATGTGGTGTTCAGAGAGAACGATTGAGGATCCATGAAATATGCCTCAAGAGTGGTCCACATCTGG GTACTGTAGCCTCAGAGGTTCGACTGTTGTGTGACCTAGAGCAAGCTGAACCTTCGTG GACTGTTATACATGCAGGTGGTGCAATGAGGGGAGCAGGCGCAGAGCAAATTTCTGTTCTGGTTAGGTCAATGGTGGAAAGCAAAACAAGCAAGAATGCACTGCGCATGTTTTATACACTGGGGTACAAGTTAGACCATGAGCTGCTGAGGGTGGGATTTTCCTTCAATTTCCACAGGGGTGCACAAATCACTGTAACGGTTTCATCAATCAATAAAATGCTGAAGCTCCATGCAACTGACGAGGCCATGCCAGTAACACCTGGTATACAAATGGTTGAAGTAACAGCACCTGCAACTGCTGAAACCTATGCTGAAGTTGCGTCTGCTGTGTCATCCTTTTGTGAATACCTTGCACC GCTTCTCCACCTGTCGAAACCAGGCATTTCAACTGGTGTTGTTCCTGCAGCTGCTGCATCTCTGATGTCTGATGGTGGGGGTACAACGTTGTAG